The Cryptomeria japonica chromosome 6, Sugi_1.0, whole genome shotgun sequence genomic interval TTTGCTTTAATGTAGGTTAACATTTGCATTTACAAACTATAATATAGAACCAATGTTATTGTCTTCTTTGACTATCATGAGGTAATTTCATTTGTAAATGcctatgtttatgatcaataccatctatCATCTATCAGATCCTTCAGTTCTCCTAAACAAAAAAGATAATATATACTAAGGATATAACAATTTTCTTATTATTGAAAAAAACATAATAAATGAAATATATGGTTCAATTCTACATTTAATGGGCAATTGCATTAATTTCATTACAATACAATTTCTACATTACAAAATATATTGCTAAATCATGTTCTAATTTGAGATGTTCATtacaataatatttaaattttgtcTTTACAAAAAGATTAATTCACAAGCATGACCATTCGTATTGTACAAACCTAGATTATCATCCAACCAAAACATGCACCACCTTTTTACATTTACTCTTACCTCGCCTTCGAAACACTAAAAAtgaatcaaacaaatcaaacaatcaTCCATGAGGACAACCACTTCATCTACCTTTAGGACCACCTATACATTTACTATTATCCTGCCCTCAAATAGTTGAAAATGTAATAAGTGTTGTTATTAACTACTCGCTAGTGCAAACACTTCACCTACTTTATGCCATCCCCAAATTTATCAATTCTAGTCAGATATACACAAAACTATAATCTTGTATAGTACTCTTTATAGAAAACACATTTTCTAcaacattataattataataatataatagatGTCAACATTGTATAAAAAAGTCTATTCTATACAAAATAAAAAACTGACAATAATTTGTAATTTTCAAAAAGATTGTTCCATCCCTCACCATCCATAGAAATCTTTTACTAACTGCTACACTCCATGGAAATCCCAAGTAATAAAAAAGCCACCTTTGACTTGTACCATGCCTACTAAATTAACCAATAAGTTTGGGATATTAATTTCACAGGAGATCCCTGTAACCTTATTCTCTCTTGCTTTCTCACAGAAAGAAAGATGGCGTTGAGCTCGAAACAGATCGCAGTGTCGCTGGAGCTTCAACCTCATCCTGAAGGAGGGTACTACAAGGAGACCTTCAGAGACGCTTCTGTTACCCTTACCAAATCAATTCTTCCACCTGAATGTAAGTCTATCAGTCAGTCACTTTTATTATTTGGGTGCATTTTATATTGCATTTAAACGGAATAAAATCTGATTTTGCAATTCAAAATATGCTCATAAGCATACACAATTCCAATTTTTATATCACTGAGGATTTTTGAGCTTTGGAAGGGCTTTAGAGCTTTTAAGGTTTAATGAGTATATAGATTTTGGAAGCTTTACGGTTCCGTAGAGTTTGAGACATAAGGGGTTTTTAAGAATTTTATAGTTTTTACATTCCCCTGGAGTTCAGCGTTTTTTTGTTTTCTAttactttattttaatttattttatgtttttacaTCTCTGTTTGGGTAGAGCTCTAAAATTTTGTGATGAGTTTATTATTCATGGATGTAATGGATCTGAATTTTTTAAGCATATTTATTAGACAAAGTGGACAGGCCCCTTAGCACAGCCATATATTTTTTACTTCCATCTGGGAATGTTGCCCTTTTGCACCGGATTCCCTGTGCAGAAACATTCCATTTCTACTTGGGAGAACCTCTGACGGTCAGTACCACTTCACTATCTTTGGAAATGTATTAAATTCTCATTATCCTTTATTATCAAATTCGTCTTACTCTTGATTAATGGATTGCGCCAGAGCAGGTCTTTGAGCTTGACCCTAACGGAGGCATCACACAAACAATTCTGGGCCCTGATCTGGCAGCAGGACAAAAATTGCAGTATTCTGTTCCACCATTTGTTTGGTTTGGGTCTTATCCAACAAAGGATATTGAGAGCTACTCTAGTGATGGTAGCCTGCTAGTTAAAGCTCCACCTAGAGATCCCGAGATGCATTATTCCTTGGTTGGCGTCACCTGTGCACCTGCCTTCCAGTTCCAAGATTGCGAGTTGGCTTCAAGATCTGAACTACTGTCAATAAACTCGATTGCCAAACCCTTTATTGAGTACCTAACATCTGATGACTGAAAATTGATGAATGCAATTTCATTTCCAATAGATCATTTTTAAGATTTCAAGTGTCTGCACAGTCTGTTCAAGAGGAATCGATGCACTATCAAAAAGTTGCAATAGTTGGTCAATgttatttgttttatctttatagGCTGTTTTAGATGAAACAATATACTCTCAGAAAATTGCAATGGATTGCAGCAAGGCTGCTTGTTTGATCTATATAGGCTGTTTTAGAGGAAGCAATAAAAAGCAGAAAATTGCAATGATTTGTAGCAAGgctatttgttttatctttatatgCAGTCTTAATGAAAGCTATACATTCAGAAAATTCCAATGCTTTGCAGAAAGGCTATATGTTTGATCTAATATTGGCTAGAAATGGTTTGCAGCAAGGCTATTTGTTTTACTTTTTATCTATCAGGCTGTTTTAGAGGAAGCAATATACTTAATGAAAAGATTTGCAGCAAAGTCGTTTGTTTTATCCATATTAGCTGTTTCAGAGGAAGCAATACAGTATGCAGAAAATTGCAATAGTTTGCATAAGGATATTTGTTTTGTTTATATAACTTGTTTTAGAGATAACAGTAAGCTATCAGCAAATTGCAATGATTTGCAGTTTATCATAAAAGTCCTATTGTTTGGGTTCATGTTAACCTCAATTTTACATTCGTTTAAAGGTGCATCCATGGACTACCAGACAATACTTTCAAGGGTCATTAACTATTAATTTAACATTGCCCAATTCAATTCTGAGTATGTGAAACACCTTAGTTTTTGGCTATGGTACATGTTTAGTTGCATTGTATTGAGATCTAACAGTTGGAAGCTGGATTGCATGCATTCTAATCTAAGATGCTAGTTATGAAGTTTCTATTCACGTAGTTTTGTATTAGTGATCAAAATTACATTCTAGATTTATTTACAAATGAACACCCTGTTTCTTGTTTATTTGACTCCCATTGAAAAATCAATGTTTCGTTTCTCCAAAATTAAATAATCTGATAGTTCGTGCATTGTCTGACTGACAAAAGTTAGCCGGCGGAAAGGTGAGAATGCACTATTGTTTCGTAAAGTTAGGTTTCAGTCATGTATCCGTGTCTACTTAAGAGAATTCCATAAAATTGGAACACGTTATATAGTCTTTGGAAGAGAGCAAAAAAATTCACTACCAAAGTATCATCTTGTAATTATCATGCACCTGCATTAGGGCTATGAATCTAAATACATCATTCCCCAAATCCATCTTCTCCCATTTCAATTTGCAATACAAATCTTGTTTAATGTTAGGACTTGAGTGATATTCAGCTATAGTGAGTCCTTGTAAGAAGAGTTTTTCAACATACTCGATTACAGTGACATTACAAATGTTGCAGTATGGCAAGCATAATGCTTCACATATGATAATGATGTTTTTGATTAGAATAAGTGGGAAAAATAAGCTTCTCATCCCTTTACAAAAACAACCTAAAGGCCACACAAAACAGGTCCATGCTGGCCAAGAACAGCAGTTTAACAGCACAAGAGCAGCAAGGTAAAAACAGCAAAGATAAAACTAGAAACAAATAAAAAGGCCGAGCCCTTAAGGGTCACAAGACTTTCCCCCTCCCTCCGAGAGAAACTTGAAGACACCATCCTTGTCCATGGAAGAGCTGGAGGTACCTTGCTTCTTGCACTCTTTGACTTGCAGCAAGATAGGGTGGTGAGTCGGTGACAGACCTTTTCATTAGCAGAGCTATAAATCTGATCATTTTATTCCAATTGTCCTTAATTCGCTCCATTATTTTCCTCATGCTATCAATCTGGCTGGCCATGTCTTCATAGAGAGAACATTTAACTTTTTTGTTTTCAGAGGGTAGGGATCTAGGGACTTTCTGCAGTGGGACCCTGGGGGCTTTCAGCTGTGGGGAACTGGGGATTGTCCTCAGAATCAGTCTCCTGATGACTATACACATCATCAAAATCGGTAGAAGGGGCATTCATCTCCTTAAAGTAGCTACTCCACTCTAATTTCATCAGGGGAGTATATTCATGGGTGGTATCCTCCAAACTCACAGTACCTTTGCCCTTTTCCTAGTCAGATTGGTCACCTGACAAATCAATCTCCTGCAACTCAGGACACTTGGTTGCCAACCTGTTAGATCTTCTAACCGCAGTCTTAGTCCCAGAAGGCTTTTACTTGAGACAGAAtgacattttttctttctttggtgGAATTAACTGGTGTGGATTTAAATAGGACTTTATTGACAAACTAATTCTTAGGAAAGTGATCctcaatatattttttttctacAGAGCTTCTTTGCAACATTCTTGCTGGGTTAGGTTTCAAATTTCCTTTCATCCTATTTCTTCTTAGAGGGTTGGGGGATGTTTGAGGGAACACAAGCCTGCAATTGCCCTAGCTTCACCTTTGTCCTAGCTTCACCTTTGTCAGAAGAGCTAAAGAATAATTTTGACGCTCCAAAGGGCTATAATTTGTAAGACTCCACCTTTTTTGGCTGACCATTCCTTTAACAAGTAACACTAGTTCTTTTTTAAAGCAGATTTTGGAGAGACGGGAATTCACATCCAGGAGAGTAGCAGGTTTTTTCCCTAATTACAAGGGTATTTTTACAAGCAGGCAGGGAGGGAGTTTTTGGGTTATAAGGCTAGATGAAACTGGTAGAGATGGAGATTCAATCACCGGTGTAGGGGTATTTCAGGCCTGCTAAGGCTGGGGTCTCATGGAGAGGGGCTTCCGAAAAAATAGAGCGGGTGCTCTagagattttttaggaattttttaaagCTGGTGGTCCCATGAAATTTGTAGTGCACTTctgcttaaaaatttaagctcctaaattgAAGCAAGCTGGTGGTCCCATGAACGTAATTCAGcttaaaaatataaacataaattctGATATCCCTCTAAATGTTTTGTTGGTGGGattcattaaatattttttggTGGGAAACAAACTATAATTGACAAGTGGCATAAATTATCCCTAAGCTGTAGGGGCTAAGACGGGTTCGATGAGGGAGGCTTTCCACAAAAATAGAGCCCCTATTTTTTAGCCTTGTAAATTTAAGCaggtgaaaatggggtggggctaaATTTTGTCCCTACCAGCTTAGGAATTATTTA includes:
- the LOC131043654 gene encoding uncharacterized protein LOC131043654 produces the protein MALSSKQIAVSLELQPHPEGGYYKETFRDASVTLTKSILPPEYKVDRPLSTAIYFLLPSGNVALLHRIPCAETFHFYLGEPLTVFELDPNGGITQTILGPDLAAGQKLQYSVPPFVWFGSYPTKDIESYSSDGSLLVKAPPRDPEMHYSLVGVTCAPAFQFQDCELASRSELLSINSIAKPFIEYLTSDD